In one window of Henckelia pumila isolate YLH828 chromosome 1, ASM3356847v2, whole genome shotgun sequence DNA:
- the LOC140874823 gene encoding BAG family molecular chaperone regulator 3-like yields the protein MNKDYMLKMRPKIPGVSCPSPARGGGSEAGGWEVRPGGMFVQKRSKDSRTHVPNIKVNVKYGSSYHEIILSSQASFGELKKMLGGATGLHPQDQKLIFKDKERDSKAFLDVAGVKDGSKILLIEDELSKERRCVESRKNATMEKASNDIASIRFEVDKLAKQVTAIELEINGGKRVEDIVLLNMIESFMIQLIKLDAISADGDVKLQRRTQVKRVQKYIEILDVVKVRNPSICKVQLQQQQKMYKGQLPSFQEQRKQGSLNFTTNKVQMKWETF from the exons ATGAATAAGGACTACATGTTGAAGATGAGGCCCAAGATCCCCGGAGTTTCGTGTCCGTCTCCGGCGAGAGGCGGCGGCTCGGAGGCGGGCGGATGGGAGGTTAGGCCCGGAGGAATGTTTGTTCAGAAGAGAAGTAAAGATTCAAGAACTCATGTGCCTAACATTAAAGTCAATGTGAAATATGGCTCATCTTATCATGAAATCATCCTCAGTTCTCAAGCAAGTTTTG gggagttgaagaaaatgtTGGGAGGGGCAACCGGATTGCACCCTCAGGATCAGAAGCTGATATTCAAAGATAAGGAGAGGGATTCCAAAGCTTTTCTTGATGTGGCTGGTGTCAAAGATGGCTCCAAGATTTTGTTGATTGAAGATGAATTGAGCAAAGAAAGGAGATGTGTTGAGTCTCGCAAGAATGCAACAATGGAGAAAGCATCAAATGACATTGCAAGCATTAGATTTGAAGTTGACAAGCTCGCAAAACAG GTGACGGCCATTGAATTGGAGATTAATGGTGGGAAGAGAGTAGAGGATATAGTTTTATTGAACATGATTGAATCATTCATGATTCAACTCATAAAATTGGACGCCATTTCTGCTGATGGAGACGTCAAATTACAAAGAAGGACGCAG GTGAAAAGGGTTCAGAAATACATTGAAATTCTTGATGTGGTCAAGGTCAGAAATCCAAGCATTTGCAAAGTGCAATTGCAGCAGCAACAAAAGATGTATAAGGGGCAGCTGCCATCTTTCCAGGAACAGAGGAAACAGGGGAGTTTGAATTTCACAACTAATAAAGTACAGATGAAATGGGAAACTTTTTGA
- the LOC140871333 gene encoding uncharacterized protein encodes MATSSKITFDDSDDIASEDEIEIERELAEVTFEELQRARSDGSEMVYRKTNTEKKGGRANKNRPMEISSKKPVGRFREVVQVPKRVVCDPRFESLCGNLDVEGFKKRYNFLYENELPAEKEKLKKQMKKAKNPEVKTELKDHIARIDKELKFATKKHTENEILAKHKQKEREAAKQGKQPYYLKKSEIRKQKLMEKYKELKESGKLEAFIERKRRKNAAKDRRYMPYRRPTGQEIE; translated from the exons ATGGCAACATCAAGTAAAATCACATTCGACGACAGCGATGACATTGCTTCTGAAGAT GAGATTGAGATAGAGCGGGAACTGGCGGAGGTGACATTTGAGGAGTTGCAGAGAGCAAGGTCTGATGGGTCAGAGATGGTCTACAGGAAGACAAACACAGAGAAGAAGGGAGGTCGAGCAAATAAGAATAG GCCAATGGAGATTAGTAGCAAGAAGCCTGTTGGTAGATTCAGAGAAGTAGTTCAAGTTCCAAAAAGG GTGGTGTGTGACCCTCGTTTTGAATCACTATGTGGAAACCTGGATGTGGAAGG GTTCAAGAAGAGATATAACTTTCTCTACGAGAATGAACTTCCGGCTGAGAAAGAG AAGCTGAAGAAACAGATGAAGAAAGCAAAGAACCCAGAAGTAAAAACTGAACTGAAGGATCACATTGCTCGGATT GATAAAGAATTGAAGTTTGCTACAAAAAAGCATACCGAGAACGAAATTTTGGCCAAGCACAAGCAGAAAGAGAGGGAAGCTGCAAAGCAAGGGAAACAACCTTACTATCTGAAAAAGT CTGAAATTCGGAAACAGAAGCTGATGGAAAAATACAAGGAACTCAAG GAATCTGGCAAGCTTGAGGCTTTTATCGAGAGAAAGAGAAGGAAAAATGCTGCAAAAGATCGCAGATATATGCCATATCGACGTCCCACCGGGCAAGAAATTGAGTAG
- the LOC140874633 gene encoding probable transcriptional regulator SLK3 isoform X2, translating into MDLKSSLGSNGKLTIPAVSLANGGGVFSESLSSRISLKKEENLGSILRMAQLNTNLASGFMNTPGVGKSSNLRSSVVHEAAVSINLPSLNSADLPSNCINNVEPCISLPPSCIPFSSSKLMNDSSTGKTVSPLDQGRPGKKRRQMDNSTASTNLSRPESQTSLESLPVGVKKESAAPVQILKKPRIDVNGENIPYQQTVQGLLFKGLQGRNTQLNETINQQREQNQQHQLIFPSVPHLRGVQMQVPKEHLRNMLQDLGNKVSFGTLVDNNLCSRRLMQYLYHLRSRPRDNSLVYWRKFVSEYYAPDSKKRWCFSTYSDDKKHATEFFYPKPLEPWCCDICGSRSGKGQEATFEALPRLLKTKFDSGILDEILFLDLPHAYFKAPSGLLVLEYRKAIQESIYENFRVVHEGKLRIIFRLDLKILSWEFCLRDHEEYLLRSLIAPQVDQLARSAQKFHNDIQNGVFISALSDDFHANRDRFVAAGHQLARSMDLSVVNGLGYPKTFARFLQIVEVLNWMKDLMAFSIERKKGPIESLNNYVQSCKLINQLEKQGMELFTGPQSRHIGHEHHANEYGYRMTDNELVSHPAKSTLDLADFNHQLFRRNASVTSMRRKGLDSYFAGPSTRSTCYDSQPLITRLHTDIPPCNLPSSPSELGKNYHRHLIDKMLQEMVASNRRGKSSQYANDMINNGSSCRSWPLDESAKHNRFQSTERSNASLSQTNLANASRNEATPHGILQIFSDSTIVKTEPRPPF; encoded by the exons ATGGATTTGAAATCTTCCTTGGGTTCCAACGGCAAATTGACAATTCCTGCTGTATCTCTTGCTAATGGTGGTGGAGTATTTTCAGAGTCTTTAAGCTCTAGGATATCCCTGAAAAAAGAAGAGAATTTGGGTTCTATTCTTAGGATGGCGCAGCTGAACACGAACTTGGCATCCGGTTTTATGAACACGCCTGGTGTGGGGAAATCTTCAAACCTTAGATCTTCTGTAGTCCATGAAGCTGCTGTTTCTATCAACTTACCTTCCCTAAATAGTGCTGATTTGCCGAGTAATTGCATCAATAATGTGGAGCCTTGTATTAGTTTACCCCCTTCATGCATTCCATTCTCAAGCAGTAAACTCATGAACGACTCATCGACAGGTAAAACAGTTTCTCCCTTGGATCAAGGCAGACCAGGGAAAAAGAGGCGACAAATGGACAATTCAACAGCTTCTACAAATTTGTCTAGGCCAGAGTCACAAACTAGTCTAGAATCACTTCCAGTTGGGGTAAAGAAGGAATCTGCAGCTCCTGTTCAAATTCTGAAAAAACCAAGAATTGATGTCAACGGAGAGAACATCCCATATCAGCAAACAGTTCAGGGATTATTGTTCAAGGGGTTGCAAGGCCGCAACACACAACTTAATGAAACCATTAATCAGCAAAGGGAACAGAATCAGCAGCATCAACTGATTTTTCCTTCAGTTCCACATCTTAGGGGGGTTCAAATGCAGGTTCCGAAAGAGCATTTGAGAAATATGTTGCAAGACCTGGGCAATAAAGTTTCTTTTGGAACTTTAGTTGACAACAATCTTTGTTCTCGACGACTCATGCAGTATCTATATCATCTACGGAGTCGACCACGT GACAACAGCTTAGTTTATTGGAGGAAATTTGTATCAGAGTACTATGCCCCTGATTCAAAGAAAAGATGGTGTTTCTCTACATATAGTGATGATAAGAAACATGCTACCGAATTTTTCTACCCAAAACCTTTG GAGCCATGGTGTTGTGACATATGTGGTTCCAGATCAGGAAAGGGACAGG AGGCGACTTTTGAGGCACTGCCTagacttttaaaaacaaaatttgatAGTGGTATACTGGATGAGATTCTGTTCCTGGATTTACCTCACGCATATTTCAAAGCTCCCTCTGGACTACTGGTGCTGGAGTACAGGAAAGCCATTCAAGAGAGCATTTATGAAAACTTTCGTGTTGTCCACGAGGGTAAGCTGCGAATTATTTTCAGATTGGACTTGAAG ATACTGTCCTGGGAATTTTGTTTACGAGATCATGAGGAATACCTGCTTCGTAGTTTGATTGCTCCTCAG GTTGATCAATTGGCTCGTTCGGCGCAGAAATTTCATAATGACATTCAGAATGGGGTTTTTATAAGTGCCTTGTCTGATGATTTCCATGCAAATCGTGATAG GTTTGTTGCGGCGGGGCATCAACTTGCGAGAAGTATGGATTTATCAGTGGTGAATGGCTTGGGATACCCCAAAACATTTGCTAGGTTCTTACAG ATTGTTGAAGTTCTCAATTGGATGAAAGACCTCATGGCATTCAGCATCGAAAGAAAAAAGGGACCAATTG AGAGTTTGAACAATTACGTTCAAAGCTGCAAATTGATTAATCAGTTGGAGAAACAAGGAATGGAACTGTTTACGGGTCCTCAGAGTCGACATATTGGTCATGAACATCATGCGAATGAATATGGTTATAGAATGACAGACAATGAATTAGTATCTCACCCAGCAAAGTCGACTTTGGATTTGGCTGATTTTAACCACCAGTTATTCAGGAGAAATGCTTCTGTCACCTCCATGAGAAGAAAAGGGCTGGATTCCTACTTTGCTGGTCCTTCCACTAGGTCCACATGTTATGATTCTCAACCTCTCATCACTAGGCTGCATACGGATATACCTCCGTGTAACTTGCCAAGTTCTCCTTCTGAACTTGGTAAAAACTATCATCGACATTTGATCGATAAAATGCTTCAGGAAATGGTGGCTTCCAACAGGAGGGGAAAGAGCTCGCAATATGCAAATGACATGATAAATAATGGAAGTTCTTGCCGCTCATGGCCTTTAGATGAAAGCGCAAAGCACAACAGGTTTCAGTCTACTGAAAGATCTAATGCATCATTGTCACAGACGAATTTGGCTAACGCGTCAAGAAACGAGGCTACTCCTCATGGCATTCTGCAGATTTTTAGTGATAGCACCATTGTTAAGACAGAACCACGCCCTCCATTTTGA
- the LOC140874633 gene encoding probable transcriptional regulator SLK3 isoform X1 encodes MDLKSSLGSNGKLTIPAVSLANGGGVFSESLSSRISLKKEENLGSILRMAQLNTNLASGFMNTPGVGKSSNLRSSVVHEAAVSINLPSLNSADLPSNCINNVEPCISLPPSCIPFSSSKLMNDSSTGKTVSPLDQGRPGKKRRQMDNSTASTNLSRPESQTSLESLPVGVKKESAAPVQILKKPRIDVNGENIPYQQTVQGLLFKGLQGRNTQLNETINQQREQNQQHQLIFPSVPHLRGVQMQVPKEHLRNMLQDLGNKVSFGTLVDNNLCSRRLMQYLYHLRSRPRDNSLVYWRKFVSEYYAPDSKKRWCFSTYSDDKKHATEFFYPKPLSPFQEPWCCDICGSRSGKGQEATFEALPRLLKTKFDSGILDEILFLDLPHAYFKAPSGLLVLEYRKAIQESIYENFRVVHEGKLRIIFRLDLKILSWEFCLRDHEEYLLRSLIAPQVDQLARSAQKFHNDIQNGVFISALSDDFHANRDRFVAAGHQLARSMDLSVVNGLGYPKTFARFLQIVEVLNWMKDLMAFSIERKKGPIESLNNYVQSCKLINQLEKQGMELFTGPQSRHIGHEHHANEYGYRMTDNELVSHPAKSTLDLADFNHQLFRRNASVTSMRRKGLDSYFAGPSTRSTCYDSQPLITRLHTDIPPCNLPSSPSELGKNYHRHLIDKMLQEMVASNRRGKSSQYANDMINNGSSCRSWPLDESAKHNRFQSTERSNASLSQTNLANASRNEATPHGILQIFSDSTIVKTEPRPPF; translated from the exons ATGGATTTGAAATCTTCCTTGGGTTCCAACGGCAAATTGACAATTCCTGCTGTATCTCTTGCTAATGGTGGTGGAGTATTTTCAGAGTCTTTAAGCTCTAGGATATCCCTGAAAAAAGAAGAGAATTTGGGTTCTATTCTTAGGATGGCGCAGCTGAACACGAACTTGGCATCCGGTTTTATGAACACGCCTGGTGTGGGGAAATCTTCAAACCTTAGATCTTCTGTAGTCCATGAAGCTGCTGTTTCTATCAACTTACCTTCCCTAAATAGTGCTGATTTGCCGAGTAATTGCATCAATAATGTGGAGCCTTGTATTAGTTTACCCCCTTCATGCATTCCATTCTCAAGCAGTAAACTCATGAACGACTCATCGACAGGTAAAACAGTTTCTCCCTTGGATCAAGGCAGACCAGGGAAAAAGAGGCGACAAATGGACAATTCAACAGCTTCTACAAATTTGTCTAGGCCAGAGTCACAAACTAGTCTAGAATCACTTCCAGTTGGGGTAAAGAAGGAATCTGCAGCTCCTGTTCAAATTCTGAAAAAACCAAGAATTGATGTCAACGGAGAGAACATCCCATATCAGCAAACAGTTCAGGGATTATTGTTCAAGGGGTTGCAAGGCCGCAACACACAACTTAATGAAACCATTAATCAGCAAAGGGAACAGAATCAGCAGCATCAACTGATTTTTCCTTCAGTTCCACATCTTAGGGGGGTTCAAATGCAGGTTCCGAAAGAGCATTTGAGAAATATGTTGCAAGACCTGGGCAATAAAGTTTCTTTTGGAACTTTAGTTGACAACAATCTTTGTTCTCGACGACTCATGCAGTATCTATATCATCTACGGAGTCGACCACGT GACAACAGCTTAGTTTATTGGAGGAAATTTGTATCAGAGTACTATGCCCCTGATTCAAAGAAAAGATGGTGTTTCTCTACATATAGTGATGATAAGAAACATGCTACCGAATTTTTCTACCCAAAACCTTTG TCACCTTTTCAGGAGCCATGGTGTTGTGACATATGTGGTTCCAGATCAGGAAAGGGACAGG AGGCGACTTTTGAGGCACTGCCTagacttttaaaaacaaaatttgatAGTGGTATACTGGATGAGATTCTGTTCCTGGATTTACCTCACGCATATTTCAAAGCTCCCTCTGGACTACTGGTGCTGGAGTACAGGAAAGCCATTCAAGAGAGCATTTATGAAAACTTTCGTGTTGTCCACGAGGGTAAGCTGCGAATTATTTTCAGATTGGACTTGAAG ATACTGTCCTGGGAATTTTGTTTACGAGATCATGAGGAATACCTGCTTCGTAGTTTGATTGCTCCTCAG GTTGATCAATTGGCTCGTTCGGCGCAGAAATTTCATAATGACATTCAGAATGGGGTTTTTATAAGTGCCTTGTCTGATGATTTCCATGCAAATCGTGATAG GTTTGTTGCGGCGGGGCATCAACTTGCGAGAAGTATGGATTTATCAGTGGTGAATGGCTTGGGATACCCCAAAACATTTGCTAGGTTCTTACAG ATTGTTGAAGTTCTCAATTGGATGAAAGACCTCATGGCATTCAGCATCGAAAGAAAAAAGGGACCAATTG AGAGTTTGAACAATTACGTTCAAAGCTGCAAATTGATTAATCAGTTGGAGAAACAAGGAATGGAACTGTTTACGGGTCCTCAGAGTCGACATATTGGTCATGAACATCATGCGAATGAATATGGTTATAGAATGACAGACAATGAATTAGTATCTCACCCAGCAAAGTCGACTTTGGATTTGGCTGATTTTAACCACCAGTTATTCAGGAGAAATGCTTCTGTCACCTCCATGAGAAGAAAAGGGCTGGATTCCTACTTTGCTGGTCCTTCCACTAGGTCCACATGTTATGATTCTCAACCTCTCATCACTAGGCTGCATACGGATATACCTCCGTGTAACTTGCCAAGTTCTCCTTCTGAACTTGGTAAAAACTATCATCGACATTTGATCGATAAAATGCTTCAGGAAATGGTGGCTTCCAACAGGAGGGGAAAGAGCTCGCAATATGCAAATGACATGATAAATAATGGAAGTTCTTGCCGCTCATGGCCTTTAGATGAAAGCGCAAAGCACAACAGGTTTCAGTCTACTGAAAGATCTAATGCATCATTGTCACAGACGAATTTGGCTAACGCGTCAAGAAACGAGGCTACTCCTCATGGCATTCTGCAGATTTTTAGTGATAGCACCATTGTTAAGACAGAACCACGCCCTCCATTTTGA
- the LOC140874633 gene encoding probable transcriptional regulator SLK3 isoform X3: protein MDLKSSLGSNGKLTIPAVSLANGGGVFSESLSSRISLKKEENLGSILRMAQLNTNLASGFMNTPGVGKSSNLRSSVVHEAAVSINLPSLNSADLPSKTVSPLDQGRPGKKRRQMDNSTASTNLSRPESQTSLESLPVGVKKESAAPVQILKKPRIDVNGENIPYQQTVQGLLFKGLQGRNTQLNETINQQREQNQQHQLIFPSVPHLRGVQMQVPKEHLRNMLQDLGNKVSFGTLVDNNLCSRRLMQYLYHLRSRPRDNSLVYWRKFVSEYYAPDSKKRWCFSTYSDDKKHATEFFYPKPLSPFQEPWCCDICGSRSGKGQEATFEALPRLLKTKFDSGILDEILFLDLPHAYFKAPSGLLVLEYRKAIQESIYENFRVVHEGKLRIIFRLDLKILSWEFCLRDHEEYLLRSLIAPQVDQLARSAQKFHNDIQNGVFISALSDDFHANRDRFVAAGHQLARSMDLSVVNGLGYPKTFARFLQIVEVLNWMKDLMAFSIERKKGPIESLNNYVQSCKLINQLEKQGMELFTGPQSRHIGHEHHANEYGYRMTDNELVSHPAKSTLDLADFNHQLFRRNASVTSMRRKGLDSYFAGPSTRSTCYDSQPLITRLHTDIPPCNLPSSPSELGKNYHRHLIDKMLQEMVASNRRGKSSQYANDMINNGSSCRSWPLDESAKHNRFQSTERSNASLSQTNLANASRNEATPHGILQIFSDSTIVKTEPRPPF, encoded by the exons ATGGATTTGAAATCTTCCTTGGGTTCCAACGGCAAATTGACAATTCCTGCTGTATCTCTTGCTAATGGTGGTGGAGTATTTTCAGAGTCTTTAAGCTCTAGGATATCCCTGAAAAAAGAAGAGAATTTGGGTTCTATTCTTAGGATGGCGCAGCTGAACACGAACTTGGCATCCGGTTTTATGAACACGCCTGGTGTGGGGAAATCTTCAAACCTTAGATCTTCTGTAGTCCATGAAGCTGCTGTTTCTATCAACTTACCTTCCCTAAATAGTGCTGATTTGCCGA GTAAAACAGTTTCTCCCTTGGATCAAGGCAGACCAGGGAAAAAGAGGCGACAAATGGACAATTCAACAGCTTCTACAAATTTGTCTAGGCCAGAGTCACAAACTAGTCTAGAATCACTTCCAGTTGGGGTAAAGAAGGAATCTGCAGCTCCTGTTCAAATTCTGAAAAAACCAAGAATTGATGTCAACGGAGAGAACATCCCATATCAGCAAACAGTTCAGGGATTATTGTTCAAGGGGTTGCAAGGCCGCAACACACAACTTAATGAAACCATTAATCAGCAAAGGGAACAGAATCAGCAGCATCAACTGATTTTTCCTTCAGTTCCACATCTTAGGGGGGTTCAAATGCAGGTTCCGAAAGAGCATTTGAGAAATATGTTGCAAGACCTGGGCAATAAAGTTTCTTTTGGAACTTTAGTTGACAACAATCTTTGTTCTCGACGACTCATGCAGTATCTATATCATCTACGGAGTCGACCACGT GACAACAGCTTAGTTTATTGGAGGAAATTTGTATCAGAGTACTATGCCCCTGATTCAAAGAAAAGATGGTGTTTCTCTACATATAGTGATGATAAGAAACATGCTACCGAATTTTTCTACCCAAAACCTTTG TCACCTTTTCAGGAGCCATGGTGTTGTGACATATGTGGTTCCAGATCAGGAAAGGGACAGG AGGCGACTTTTGAGGCACTGCCTagacttttaaaaacaaaatttgatAGTGGTATACTGGATGAGATTCTGTTCCTGGATTTACCTCACGCATATTTCAAAGCTCCCTCTGGACTACTGGTGCTGGAGTACAGGAAAGCCATTCAAGAGAGCATTTATGAAAACTTTCGTGTTGTCCACGAGGGTAAGCTGCGAATTATTTTCAGATTGGACTTGAAG ATACTGTCCTGGGAATTTTGTTTACGAGATCATGAGGAATACCTGCTTCGTAGTTTGATTGCTCCTCAG GTTGATCAATTGGCTCGTTCGGCGCAGAAATTTCATAATGACATTCAGAATGGGGTTTTTATAAGTGCCTTGTCTGATGATTTCCATGCAAATCGTGATAG GTTTGTTGCGGCGGGGCATCAACTTGCGAGAAGTATGGATTTATCAGTGGTGAATGGCTTGGGATACCCCAAAACATTTGCTAGGTTCTTACAG ATTGTTGAAGTTCTCAATTGGATGAAAGACCTCATGGCATTCAGCATCGAAAGAAAAAAGGGACCAATTG AGAGTTTGAACAATTACGTTCAAAGCTGCAAATTGATTAATCAGTTGGAGAAACAAGGAATGGAACTGTTTACGGGTCCTCAGAGTCGACATATTGGTCATGAACATCATGCGAATGAATATGGTTATAGAATGACAGACAATGAATTAGTATCTCACCCAGCAAAGTCGACTTTGGATTTGGCTGATTTTAACCACCAGTTATTCAGGAGAAATGCTTCTGTCACCTCCATGAGAAGAAAAGGGCTGGATTCCTACTTTGCTGGTCCTTCCACTAGGTCCACATGTTATGATTCTCAACCTCTCATCACTAGGCTGCATACGGATATACCTCCGTGTAACTTGCCAAGTTCTCCTTCTGAACTTGGTAAAAACTATCATCGACATTTGATCGATAAAATGCTTCAGGAAATGGTGGCTTCCAACAGGAGGGGAAAGAGCTCGCAATATGCAAATGACATGATAAATAATGGAAGTTCTTGCCGCTCATGGCCTTTAGATGAAAGCGCAAAGCACAACAGGTTTCAGTCTACTGAAAGATCTAATGCATCATTGTCACAGACGAATTTGGCTAACGCGTCAAGAAACGAGGCTACTCCTCATGGCATTCTGCAGATTTTTAGTGATAGCACCATTGTTAAGACAGAACCACGCCCTCCATTTTGA